One window of Marmota flaviventris isolate mMarFla1 chromosome 5, mMarFla1.hap1, whole genome shotgun sequence genomic DNA carries:
- the Znf496 gene encoding zinc finger protein 496 isoform X1, with product MPTALCPRVLAPKESEEPRKMKSPPGENPGPQGELPSPESSRRLFRRFRYQEAAGPREALHRLWDLCRGWLRLERHTKEQILELLVLEQFLAILPREIQSWVRAQEPESGEQAVAAVEALEREPGRPWQWLKHCEDPVVIDDGDGPPDQEQERRPVEPQSDLTKSHDSQPMAPTQGLGILSRIPNQLSEDPVPQDTSLLQEESMGDAEQMTTLQLPPNRVSPFKDMILCFSEEDWSLLDPAQTGFYGEFIIGEDYGVSMPANDPAAQPDLLQGEENGPRVPELQDLQGKEEPQVSYLDFPSLQPFPMEERRKWEELQVPELQTCQQMVLTQSTCPAGGDPPTGLDEEVTIEIVLSSSGEEDTQHGPYCTEEAQSSREKPRSLPTSRHDSNEVGGEVQTSRKSYVCPNCGKIFRWRVNFIRHLRSRREQEKPHECSVCGELFSDSEDLDGHLEAHEAQKPYRCGACGKSFRLNSHLLSHRRIHLQPDTLQHAQKEPGAPEAQGGDAHALLQKSKAKLGEQCRDCGKLFQRHDQLVRHRSDIHLKHEGQPFQCRYCVKSFRQNCDLLRHERLHMKRRSKQALNSY from the exons ATGCCCACAGCCCTGTGCCCCAGAGTCTTGGCTCCAAAAGAGAGTGAGGAGCCCAGGAAAATGAAGAGTCCTCCTGGAGAAAACCCAGGCCCCCAGGGAGAGCTTCCCAGCCCTGAGTCCTCCAGGCGTCTCTTCCGCCGCTTCCGCTACCAGGAGGCTGCAGGCCCGCGGGAAGCCCTGCACCGCCTCTGGGACCTATGCCGGGGCTGGCTACGGCTGGAGAGGCACACCAAAGAGCAGATCCTGGAGCTGCTGGTGCTGGAGCAGTTCCTGGCCATCCTGCCTCGGGAGATCCAGAGCTGGGTGCGGGCACAGGAACCTGAGAGTGGTGAGCAGGCGGTGGCTGCTGTGGAGGCGCTGGAACGCGAGCCGGGGAGACCCTGGCAGTGG CTCAAGCACTGTGAAGACCCTGTGGTGATTGACGATGGAGATGGCCCTCCGGACCAGGAGCAAGAACGGCGGCCAGTAGAACCCCAGAGTGACCTCACTAAAAGTCATGATAGCCAGCCCATGGCCCCAACTCAGGGCCTGGGGATCCTCAGCAGAATACCAAACCAGCTCAGCGAGGACCCAG TTCCGCAAGACACCTCCCTTCTTCAGGAGGAGAGCATGGGGGATGCAGAGCAGATGACCACCCTCCAGCTGCCCCCG AACCGGGTTTCTCCATTCAAGGACATGATTTTATGCTTCTCGGAAGAGGACTGGTCCCTTCTCGACCCCGCCCAGACGGGCTTCTACGGAGAGTTCATCATTGGGGAGGACTACGGGGTCTCCATGCCTGCGA ACGACCCAGCAGCCCAGCCAGATCTGCTCCAGGGAGAGGAGAACGGGCCCCGGGTTCCAGAGCTGCAGGACCTCCAGGGGAAAGAGGAGCCACAGGTCTCCTACTTAG ACTTTCCCAGCCTGCAGCCATTCCCtatggaagaaagaaggaagtgggAGGAGCTGCAGGTGCCCGAGCTCCAGACCTGCCAGCAGATGGTGCTCACCCAGAGCACCTGCCCAG CAGGAGGCGACCCACCCACTGGCCTGGACGAGGAGGTGACCATCGAGATTGTCCTGTCCAGCTCAGGGGAGGAGGACACACAGCACGGCCCGTACTGCACAGAGGAGGCACAGAGCTCCCGGGAGAAGCCGCGCAGCCTCCCCACCTCCCGCCACGACAGCAACGAGGTGGGGGGCGAGGTGCAGACCTCCAGGAAGTCCTATGTGTGCCCGAACTGCGGGAAGATCTTCCGCTGGAGGGTCAACTTCATCCGGCATCTGAGGAGCCGCAGAGAGCAAGAGAAGCCGCACGAGTGCTCGGTGTGCGGGGAGCTTTTCAGTGACAGCGAGGACCTGGATGGGCATCTGGAGGCCCACGAGGCCCAGAAGCCCTACCGCTGCGGCGCCTGTGGGAAGAGTTTCCGGCTTAACTCACACCTCCTCTCGCACCGGCGGATACATCTGCAGCCGGACACACTGCAGCACGCACAGAAGGAGCCGGGCGCGCCTGAGGCCCAGGGCGGGGACGCGCACGCCCTGCTGCAGAAGAGCAAGGCCAAGCTGGGCGAGCAGTGCCGGGACTGTGGGAAGCTGTTCCAGCGGCATGACCAGCTGGTGCGGCACCGCAGTGACATCCACCTGAAGCACGAGGGCCAGCCCTTCCAGTGCCGCTACTGCGTCAAGAGCTTCCGGCAGAACTGCGACCTCCTCCGCCATGAGCGGCTGCACATGAAGCGGCGCTCCAAGCAGGCCCTGAACTCCTACTGA
- the Znf496 gene encoding zinc finger protein 496 isoform X3, translated as MKSPPGENPGPQGELPSPESSRRLFRRFRYQEAAGPREALHRLWDLCRGWLRLERHTKEQILELLVLEQFLAILPREIQSWVRAQEPESGEQAVAAVEALEREPGRPWQWLKHCEDPVVIDDGDGPPDQEQERRPVEPQSDLTKSHDSQPMAPTQGLGILSRIPNQLSEDPVPQDTSLLQEESMGDAEQMTTLQLPPNRVSPFKDMILCFSEEDWSLLDPAQTGFYGEFIIGEDYGVSMPANDPAAQPDLLQGEENGPRVPELQDLQGKEEPQVSYLDFPSLQPFPMEERRKWEELQVPELQTCQQMVLTQSTCPAGGDPPTGLDEEVTIEIVLSSSGEEDTQHGPYCTEEAQSSREKPRSLPTSRHDSNEVGGEVQTSRKSYVCPNCGKIFRWRVNFIRHLRSRREQEKPHECSVCGELFSDSEDLDGHLEAHEAQKPYRCGACGKSFRLNSHLLSHRRIHLQPDTLQHAQKEPGAPEAQGGDAHALLQKSKAKLGEQCRDCGKLFQRHDQLVRHRSDIHLKHEGQPFQCRYCVKSFRQNCDLLRHERLHMKRRSKQALNSY; from the exons ATGAAGAGTCCTCCTGGAGAAAACCCAGGCCCCCAGGGAGAGCTTCCCAGCCCTGAGTCCTCCAGGCGTCTCTTCCGCCGCTTCCGCTACCAGGAGGCTGCAGGCCCGCGGGAAGCCCTGCACCGCCTCTGGGACCTATGCCGGGGCTGGCTACGGCTGGAGAGGCACACCAAAGAGCAGATCCTGGAGCTGCTGGTGCTGGAGCAGTTCCTGGCCATCCTGCCTCGGGAGATCCAGAGCTGGGTGCGGGCACAGGAACCTGAGAGTGGTGAGCAGGCGGTGGCTGCTGTGGAGGCGCTGGAACGCGAGCCGGGGAGACCCTGGCAGTGG CTCAAGCACTGTGAAGACCCTGTGGTGATTGACGATGGAGATGGCCCTCCGGACCAGGAGCAAGAACGGCGGCCAGTAGAACCCCAGAGTGACCTCACTAAAAGTCATGATAGCCAGCCCATGGCCCCAACTCAGGGCCTGGGGATCCTCAGCAGAATACCAAACCAGCTCAGCGAGGACCCAG TTCCGCAAGACACCTCCCTTCTTCAGGAGGAGAGCATGGGGGATGCAGAGCAGATGACCACCCTCCAGCTGCCCCCG AACCGGGTTTCTCCATTCAAGGACATGATTTTATGCTTCTCGGAAGAGGACTGGTCCCTTCTCGACCCCGCCCAGACGGGCTTCTACGGAGAGTTCATCATTGGGGAGGACTACGGGGTCTCCATGCCTGCGA ACGACCCAGCAGCCCAGCCAGATCTGCTCCAGGGAGAGGAGAACGGGCCCCGGGTTCCAGAGCTGCAGGACCTCCAGGGGAAAGAGGAGCCACAGGTCTCCTACTTAG ACTTTCCCAGCCTGCAGCCATTCCCtatggaagaaagaaggaagtgggAGGAGCTGCAGGTGCCCGAGCTCCAGACCTGCCAGCAGATGGTGCTCACCCAGAGCACCTGCCCAG CAGGAGGCGACCCACCCACTGGCCTGGACGAGGAGGTGACCATCGAGATTGTCCTGTCCAGCTCAGGGGAGGAGGACACACAGCACGGCCCGTACTGCACAGAGGAGGCACAGAGCTCCCGGGAGAAGCCGCGCAGCCTCCCCACCTCCCGCCACGACAGCAACGAGGTGGGGGGCGAGGTGCAGACCTCCAGGAAGTCCTATGTGTGCCCGAACTGCGGGAAGATCTTCCGCTGGAGGGTCAACTTCATCCGGCATCTGAGGAGCCGCAGAGAGCAAGAGAAGCCGCACGAGTGCTCGGTGTGCGGGGAGCTTTTCAGTGACAGCGAGGACCTGGATGGGCATCTGGAGGCCCACGAGGCCCAGAAGCCCTACCGCTGCGGCGCCTGTGGGAAGAGTTTCCGGCTTAACTCACACCTCCTCTCGCACCGGCGGATACATCTGCAGCCGGACACACTGCAGCACGCACAGAAGGAGCCGGGCGCGCCTGAGGCCCAGGGCGGGGACGCGCACGCCCTGCTGCAGAAGAGCAAGGCCAAGCTGGGCGAGCAGTGCCGGGACTGTGGGAAGCTGTTCCAGCGGCATGACCAGCTGGTGCGGCACCGCAGTGACATCCACCTGAAGCACGAGGGCCAGCCCTTCCAGTGCCGCTACTGCGTCAAGAGCTTCCGGCAGAACTGCGACCTCCTCCGCCATGAGCGGCTGCACATGAAGCGGCGCTCCAAGCAGGCCCTGAACTCCTACTGA
- the Znf496 gene encoding zinc finger protein 496 isoform X2, whose protein sequence is MPTALCPRVLAPKESEEPRKMKSPPGENPGPQGELPSPESSRRLFRRFRYQEAAGPREALHRLWDLCRGWLRLERHTKEQILELLVLEQFLAILPREIQSWVRAQEPESGEQAVAAVEALEREPGRPWQWLKHCEDPVVIDDGDGPPDQEQERRPVEPQSDLTKSHDSQPMAPTQGLGILSRIPNQLSEDPVPQDTSLLQEESMGDAEQMTTLQLPPNRVSPFKDMILCFSEEDWSLLDPAQTGFYGEFIIGEDYGVSMPANDPAAQPDLLQGEENGPRVPELQDLQGKEEPQVSYLDFPSLQPFPMEERRKWEELQVPELQTCQQMVLTQSTCPGGDPPTGLDEEVTIEIVLSSSGEEDTQHGPYCTEEAQSSREKPRSLPTSRHDSNEVGGEVQTSRKSYVCPNCGKIFRWRVNFIRHLRSRREQEKPHECSVCGELFSDSEDLDGHLEAHEAQKPYRCGACGKSFRLNSHLLSHRRIHLQPDTLQHAQKEPGAPEAQGGDAHALLQKSKAKLGEQCRDCGKLFQRHDQLVRHRSDIHLKHEGQPFQCRYCVKSFRQNCDLLRHERLHMKRRSKQALNSY, encoded by the exons ATGCCCACAGCCCTGTGCCCCAGAGTCTTGGCTCCAAAAGAGAGTGAGGAGCCCAGGAAAATGAAGAGTCCTCCTGGAGAAAACCCAGGCCCCCAGGGAGAGCTTCCCAGCCCTGAGTCCTCCAGGCGTCTCTTCCGCCGCTTCCGCTACCAGGAGGCTGCAGGCCCGCGGGAAGCCCTGCACCGCCTCTGGGACCTATGCCGGGGCTGGCTACGGCTGGAGAGGCACACCAAAGAGCAGATCCTGGAGCTGCTGGTGCTGGAGCAGTTCCTGGCCATCCTGCCTCGGGAGATCCAGAGCTGGGTGCGGGCACAGGAACCTGAGAGTGGTGAGCAGGCGGTGGCTGCTGTGGAGGCGCTGGAACGCGAGCCGGGGAGACCCTGGCAGTGG CTCAAGCACTGTGAAGACCCTGTGGTGATTGACGATGGAGATGGCCCTCCGGACCAGGAGCAAGAACGGCGGCCAGTAGAACCCCAGAGTGACCTCACTAAAAGTCATGATAGCCAGCCCATGGCCCCAACTCAGGGCCTGGGGATCCTCAGCAGAATACCAAACCAGCTCAGCGAGGACCCAG TTCCGCAAGACACCTCCCTTCTTCAGGAGGAGAGCATGGGGGATGCAGAGCAGATGACCACCCTCCAGCTGCCCCCG AACCGGGTTTCTCCATTCAAGGACATGATTTTATGCTTCTCGGAAGAGGACTGGTCCCTTCTCGACCCCGCCCAGACGGGCTTCTACGGAGAGTTCATCATTGGGGAGGACTACGGGGTCTCCATGCCTGCGA ACGACCCAGCAGCCCAGCCAGATCTGCTCCAGGGAGAGGAGAACGGGCCCCGGGTTCCAGAGCTGCAGGACCTCCAGGGGAAAGAGGAGCCACAGGTCTCCTACTTAG ACTTTCCCAGCCTGCAGCCATTCCCtatggaagaaagaaggaagtgggAGGAGCTGCAGGTGCCCGAGCTCCAGACCTGCCAGCAGATGGTGCTCACCCAGAGCACCTGCCCAG GAGGCGACCCACCCACTGGCCTGGACGAGGAGGTGACCATCGAGATTGTCCTGTCCAGCTCAGGGGAGGAGGACACACAGCACGGCCCGTACTGCACAGAGGAGGCACAGAGCTCCCGGGAGAAGCCGCGCAGCCTCCCCACCTCCCGCCACGACAGCAACGAGGTGGGGGGCGAGGTGCAGACCTCCAGGAAGTCCTATGTGTGCCCGAACTGCGGGAAGATCTTCCGCTGGAGGGTCAACTTCATCCGGCATCTGAGGAGCCGCAGAGAGCAAGAGAAGCCGCACGAGTGCTCGGTGTGCGGGGAGCTTTTCAGTGACAGCGAGGACCTGGATGGGCATCTGGAGGCCCACGAGGCCCAGAAGCCCTACCGCTGCGGCGCCTGTGGGAAGAGTTTCCGGCTTAACTCACACCTCCTCTCGCACCGGCGGATACATCTGCAGCCGGACACACTGCAGCACGCACAGAAGGAGCCGGGCGCGCCTGAGGCCCAGGGCGGGGACGCGCACGCCCTGCTGCAGAAGAGCAAGGCCAAGCTGGGCGAGCAGTGCCGGGACTGTGGGAAGCTGTTCCAGCGGCATGACCAGCTGGTGCGGCACCGCAGTGACATCCACCTGAAGCACGAGGGCCAGCCCTTCCAGTGCCGCTACTGCGTCAAGAGCTTCCGGCAGAACTGCGACCTCCTCCGCCATGAGCGGCTGCACATGAAGCGGCGCTCCAAGCAGGCCCTGAACTCCTACTGA